One genomic window of Sporosarcina ureae includes the following:
- the aroE gene encoding shikimate dehydrogenase encodes MKKWYAVIGDPIAQSMSPVMHDQWFKENALDATYIPIHATVGSLEQSINSLRSLGCCGFNVTVPHKQAILPFLDEVDESATVMNAVNTVYQTADGKLIGANTDGAGFVKSLEEFSDSVKGSVLLIGAGGAARGIAFALQSAGYGPLYFTNRTASRAAELATDMIDGHALSIEDAEARLGEFGLVVQTTSVGMNFAQEGLPLDPKNVADGAVVADIIYNPLETEFLRQAKQAGAKTMNGIGMFVHQGALAFEKWTGVYPDTKKMNDMITMKVGG; translated from the coding sequence ATGAAAAAATGGTATGCGGTTATAGGCGATCCCATCGCGCAATCGATGTCACCGGTCATGCATGATCAGTGGTTTAAAGAGAACGCTTTGGACGCAACGTATATACCGATTCATGCAACAGTGGGAAGTTTAGAACAATCGATAAACAGCTTGCGTTCACTTGGATGCTGCGGCTTCAATGTGACAGTACCCCATAAGCAGGCGATTCTTCCTTTCCTCGACGAAGTGGACGAATCAGCAACGGTTATGAATGCGGTCAACACAGTTTATCAAACAGCTGATGGTAAATTAATCGGTGCCAATACGGATGGAGCGGGGTTCGTGAAATCGCTAGAAGAGTTTTCAGATTCAGTGAAAGGCTCGGTATTACTTATTGGTGCTGGCGGTGCGGCTAGAGGCATTGCCTTCGCGCTACAGTCAGCTGGCTATGGACCTCTTTATTTCACGAATCGGACCGCTTCAAGAGCTGCGGAACTGGCGACAGATATGATCGATGGCCATGCGCTTTCTATTGAAGACGCTGAAGCTCGTCTCGGCGAGTTTGGACTTGTAGTACAAACGACATCTGTCGGTATGAACTTTGCACAAGAAGGACTACCGCTAGATCCAAAGAATGTCGCAGACGGTGCAGTAGTAGCGGACATAATTTACAATCCGCTTGAAACGGAATTTTTACGACAAGCAAAACAAGCAGGCGCCAAGACGATGAACGGTATAGGAATGTTCGTCCATCAAGGAGCTCTGGCTTTTGAAAAGTGGACAGGCGTCTATCCTGACACAAAAAAGATGAACGATATGATTACAATGAAAGTTGGCGGGTAA
- a CDS encoding class I SAM-dependent DNA methyltransferase produces MSSSYSAFASIYDELMNDIPYDAYVELLDLASAGVSGKKVLDIGCGTGLLSAKLAKKGAYVTAIDLSADMLEVASHRAQSLSLDIQFIEQPMQRLEIEGTFDAAIISIDSLNYVIQQQDVVETFRRIYGALARGGVLLFDVHSLCKMDEIFLEGPFVFDNRRIAYIWQTAPGDEDHSIYSELAFFVKQEDHSYQRFDEVHMQRSFAVPEYVQMLEEVGFHIERVFADWEDEAPEEESERIFFQVRK; encoded by the coding sequence ATGAGCTCATCCTATTCAGCGTTCGCATCAATTTATGACGAACTAATGAATGATATTCCGTATGACGCCTATGTCGAGTTACTCGATTTGGCGTCTGCTGGCGTTTCAGGGAAAAAGGTATTGGATATAGGCTGCGGAACCGGTTTGCTTTCTGCGAAACTCGCGAAAAAAGGGGCATATGTAACTGCTATTGATCTTTCCGCTGATATGCTGGAGGTCGCTTCACATCGTGCACAGTCCCTTTCTCTAGATATTCAGTTTATCGAACAACCTATGCAGCGACTAGAAATAGAAGGTACATTTGATGCCGCCATCATCTCAATCGATTCACTGAATTATGTAATCCAACAGCAAGATGTCGTGGAGACGTTCCGACGAATTTATGGAGCGCTTGCTAGAGGTGGCGTGTTGCTATTTGATGTGCATTCATTATGTAAGATGGATGAGATCTTTCTTGAAGGGCCTTTTGTTTTTGATAATCGACGTATTGCGTATATATGGCAAACGGCCCCTGGAGATGAGGATCACTCCATTTATTCCGAGCTGGCGTTTTTCGTAAAACAAGAAGATCATTCCTATCAACGTTTTGATGAAGTACATATGCAACGATCGTTTGCAGTACCGGAATATGTTCAAATGCTGGAAGAAGTTGGATTCCACATTGAAAGAGTTTTTGCAGATTGGGAAGATGAAGCACCCGAAGAAGAGAGTGAAAGAATATTCTTTCAAGTTCGAAAATAG
- a CDS encoding YqeG family HAD IIIA-type phosphatase, with protein sequence MLNQFLPSAYVKSVLLIKPEDLLENGFKGIITDLDNTLVEWDRADATQDIMAWFKSMRDAGLQITVVSNNHIERVSHFCDPLGIPYICEARKPMKKSFHQALATLGLPKKEVVMIGDQLLTDVLGANRVGLQTILVVPVASSDATITKFNRAIERRIMARFKRKGLLTWED encoded by the coding sequence GTGTTAAATCAATTTTTACCAAGTGCTTATGTAAAATCCGTTTTGTTGATTAAACCGGAAGACCTTCTTGAAAATGGTTTTAAGGGCATCATTACAGATTTAGATAACACACTTGTTGAATGGGATCGTGCGGATGCTACGCAAGATATTATGGCGTGGTTCAAATCTATGCGCGATGCTGGTTTGCAAATTACAGTTGTTTCCAATAACCATATTGAGCGCGTCAGTCACTTTTGTGATCCACTAGGTATTCCGTATATTTGTGAAGCGCGTAAGCCGATGAAAAAATCATTTCATCAAGCACTTGCTACGTTAGGTTTGCCAAAAAAAGAAGTCGTCATGATTGGCGATCAATTGTTAACGGATGTCTTGGGTGCGAATCGAGTGGGACTGCAGACGATATTAGTCGTCCCTGTGGCAAGTTCCGATGCGACGATTACGAAGTTCAACCGTGCGATTGAACGACGGATTATGGCAAGGTTTAAAAGAAAAGGATTACTTACGTGGGAGGACTAA
- the yqeH gene encoding ribosome biogenesis GTPase YqeH, with protein MELIKCIGCGITIQTTDKTMEGYAPPASLEKEDVICQRCFKLRNYNELQPVSLSGDDFLAILNGIGEKQGLIVKVVDIFDFNGSWINGLHRFVGKKDILLIGNKADILPKAINPQRVKNWMKTEAAKLGLKPIDVLLVSAVKGNGMSEALDAIEKYRKGKDVYVVGCTNVGKSTFINRIIKDATGMNDVITTSYFPGTTLDVVEIPLDDGKMLIDTPGIINDHQMAHHLDPHDLKLITPKKELKPKVYQLNAEQTLFIGGLARFDFIQGGRSSFNIYAANGLPVHRTKLENADELYKNHLGDMLSPPGPASLEKLPSLVRHEFSIKDAKTDLVISGLGWITIQHADVQVAVHAPKGVNVEIRPSLI; from the coding sequence TTGGAATTGATCAAGTGTATTGGATGCGGAATCACGATCCAAACGACGGACAAAACAATGGAAGGCTATGCGCCACCAGCTTCATTAGAAAAAGAAGATGTCATATGTCAACGTTGTTTTAAATTACGAAACTATAATGAATTACAGCCAGTATCCCTATCAGGAGATGATTTTCTAGCGATTTTAAACGGAATCGGTGAAAAACAAGGCCTGATCGTGAAAGTGGTGGATATCTTTGATTTCAACGGTAGTTGGATCAATGGCTTGCATCGTTTTGTAGGCAAGAAAGATATTTTATTAATTGGTAACAAGGCAGATATCCTTCCGAAAGCGATTAATCCGCAACGTGTGAAAAATTGGATGAAAACAGAAGCTGCAAAGCTCGGTCTGAAACCAATTGATGTATTGCTTGTGTCGGCTGTAAAAGGCAACGGCATGAGTGAAGCACTCGACGCGATTGAGAAATATCGTAAGGGTAAAGATGTCTATGTAGTTGGCTGTACGAATGTAGGGAAATCTACTTTCATTAACCGTATCATCAAAGATGCAACAGGAATGAATGATGTGATTACGACGTCTTATTTCCCGGGAACAACTCTTGATGTAGTGGAAATTCCATTGGATGACGGAAAAATGCTGATAGATACACCAGGGATTATCAACGATCATCAAATGGCTCATCACTTGGATCCACATGATTTAAAGTTGATTACACCGAAGAAAGAACTTAAACCGAAAGTCTATCAATTGAACGCTGAACAAACATTATTCATTGGCGGACTTGCACGTTTTGATTTCATCCAAGGTGGTCGCTCATCTTTCAACATTTACGCAGCAAACGGTTTGCCAGTTCACCGGACGAAGTTAGAAAATGCCGATGAGTTGTACAAAAACCATCTAGGTGACATGCTATCTCCACCGGGACCTGCATCACTTGAGAAGTTGCCGTCACTTGTACGTCATGAATTTTCGATTAAGGACGCGAAGACGGACTTAGTAATTTCAGGCCTTGGTTGGATTACGATTCAACACGCTGATGTACAAGTGGCTGTACATGCACCTAAAGGTGTGAATGTCGAAATCAGACCTTCATTGATTTAA
- a CDS encoding nicotinate-nucleotide adenylyltransferase: MKQIGILGGTFNPPHTGHLLIANEVRYALQLDEVWLMPTAVAPHKIATGDASAEQRLQMVKLAVDEVEGLRASSFEIERGGVSFTYDTMSQLIQNETDVHFHFIIGGDMIDQLPTWYRIEDLLEMVTFIGVKRPGADNASAIPVQLVETPQLDLSSTLIRQRFVEGGTVQLLIPPAVEAYIREERLYGSSTS, encoded by the coding sequence ATGAAACAAATCGGCATTTTGGGCGGAACTTTCAACCCGCCGCATACTGGACATTTATTGATTGCCAATGAAGTGCGCTATGCACTACAGTTAGATGAAGTATGGTTGATGCCTACTGCCGTTGCGCCACACAAGATTGCGACAGGTGATGCGTCGGCCGAGCAGCGCCTGCAAATGGTGAAACTAGCAGTAGATGAAGTGGAAGGTTTGCGTGCGTCATCATTTGAAATTGAGCGTGGCGGAGTATCTTTTACATATGATACGATGTCGCAGTTAATACAAAATGAAACAGATGTTCATTTTCATTTCATTATTGGCGGAGATATGATTGATCAGTTACCGACATGGTACCGAATTGAGGATTTACTCGAAATGGTTACGTTTATCGGTGTAAAACGTCCAGGTGCTGATAACGCTTCTGCAATCCCGGTACAATTGGTAGAAACACCACAACTTGATTTGTCATCCACATTGATCCGCCAACGTTTTGTAGAAGGTGGAACCGTGCAACTTTTGATTCCCCCGGCTGTCGAAGCTTACATTCGAGAGGAGAGATTATATGGATCTTCAACAAGTTAG
- the rsfS gene encoding ribosome silencing factor, whose protein sequence is MPTLLELAYEAVDSKKAEDIVVLNMEGISLIADQFIICHANSERQVQAIAREVADVASKEGYTVKRLEGFDAGRWILVDLLDVVVHVFHRDERGFYNLEKLWGDAQLLNVEDEV, encoded by the coding sequence ATGCCAACATTATTAGAATTAGCTTATGAAGCAGTAGATAGTAAGAAAGCGGAAGACATCGTAGTATTAAACATGGAGGGCATTTCACTAATTGCTGATCAATTCATCATTTGTCATGCTAACTCTGAACGACAAGTACAAGCCATCGCGCGTGAAGTGGCAGATGTGGCTTCAAAAGAAGGGTACACAGTGAAACGTTTGGAAGGATTCGATGCGGGTCGTTGGATTTTAGTCGATCTTCTGGATGTAGTCGTTCATGTATTCCACAGAGACGAACGCGGATTCTATAACTTGGAAAAGCTATGGGGAGACGCACAACTACTAAACGTTGAGGATGAAGTATGA
- the sigK gene encoding RNA polymerase sporulation sigma factor SigK — MSGFFLAVMQLWLEIPALIGYIRGQAFLRPLSKKEEAECLRRLAEGDESARNELIEHNMRLVAHIVKKFQPKHELLDDYISIGAIGLMKAVNSFTPDRKTKLATYAARCIENEILMYLRTQKKVQKDVSLYEPIGMDKDGQSLEIADLLQTNDIPPQTTVEQNEQKERLYRHLDKLDSRELEIIQRRYGLLDDQPMTQKEIAEQLNISRSYVSRIEKRAIVKLYQSFKHEYQ, encoded by the coding sequence ATGAGCGGGTTTTTCCTGGCCGTCATGCAATTATGGTTAGAGATCCCCGCGCTAATCGGTTATATCAGAGGGCAAGCTTTCCTTCGTCCGTTGTCCAAAAAAGAAGAAGCAGAGTGCCTGAGACGATTAGCTGAAGGTGATGAAAGTGCACGTAATGAACTTATTGAACACAATATGCGTTTGGTCGCCCATATCGTCAAGAAGTTCCAGCCAAAGCACGAACTACTTGATGATTATATTTCTATAGGAGCGATCGGTCTGATGAAAGCAGTCAACAGCTTTACGCCAGATCGAAAAACCAAGCTCGCAACGTACGCTGCACGCTGTATAGAAAATGAAATCCTTATGTATTTACGAACACAGAAAAAGGTGCAAAAAGATGTTTCCCTCTACGAACCAATCGGTATGGATAAAGATGGCCAATCCCTAGAAATTGCAGACCTCCTTCAAACAAACGACATACCTCCACAAACAACCGTAGAACAAAATGAACAAAAAGAGCGGCTCTACCGTCATTTGGATAAACTCGACTCTCGTGAGTTGGAAATCATTCAAAGACGCTACGGCTTGCTGGACGATCAGCCTATGACACAAAAAGAAATTGCTGAGCAATTGAATATTTCCAGGAGTTATGTTTCACGTATCGAGAAACGAGCAATCGTCAAATTATATCAATCATTTAAGCATGAATATCAATAA
- the mtnN gene encoding 5'-methylthioadenosine/S-adenosylhomocysteine nucleosidase, with translation MKIAIVGAMEEEVEILRREIGFGKITTIGNCEFIEGKVGKHQVIVTKSGIGKVNAAMATTILLQNFKPDIVLNTGSAGGTNPELEVGTIVISDYVLHHDVDVTAFGYELGQVPQLPASFPSDPNLIEFAKEAVMELDTYEHAVGTIASADIFMADPEKVLQVKNRFPRVIAVEMEAAAVAQVCYQFNTRFVVIRALSDIAGKESTVSFDEFLPLAAKHSSQIVLRVISKL, from the coding sequence ATGAAAATAGCAATCGTTGGTGCAATGGAGGAAGAAGTCGAAATACTTCGCAGAGAAATTGGGTTTGGAAAAATTACAACCATTGGAAACTGTGAATTTATTGAAGGCAAAGTAGGCAAGCATCAAGTGATTGTGACGAAAAGTGGCATCGGAAAAGTAAACGCTGCCATGGCAACGACAATCCTTTTGCAGAACTTTAAACCAGATATCGTGTTGAATACGGGTTCTGCGGGTGGAACTAACCCTGAACTTGAAGTGGGAACGATTGTAATATCTGATTATGTCTTGCATCATGATGTTGATGTAACTGCATTCGGCTATGAGCTGGGTCAAGTGCCCCAACTTCCTGCAAGTTTTCCATCAGATCCTAACCTAATAGAATTCGCTAAAGAAGCTGTAATGGAGTTAGATACATATGAACATGCTGTAGGAACCATCGCTTCAGCTGATATTTTCATGGCTGACCCTGAAAAAGTCCTGCAAGTCAAAAATAGATTTCCGCGTGTAATTGCTGTAGAGATGGAAGCTGCCGCTGTTGCGCAAGTCTGTTATCAATTTAACACGCGATTTGTGGTGATCCGCGCCCTTTCTGATATTGCCGGAAAAGAATCGACAGTCAGTTTTGATGAATTTTTACCGCTGGCTGCCAAACACTCGTCACAGATTGTTTTGCGTGTCATCTCGAAACTTTGA
- the yhbY gene encoding ribosome assembly RNA-binding protein YhbY: protein MLTGKQKRFLRSEAHHLDALFQIGKSGLTDAILVQIDEALEARELLKVSVLQNCDEDKKEIAEKIGAYKGIHVVQIIGSTIVLYRESTEKKRIQLP, encoded by the coding sequence ATGTTAACAGGTAAACAAAAAAGATTTTTACGCAGCGAAGCACATCATTTGGATGCATTATTCCAAATTGGGAAAAGTGGTTTGACTGACGCAATTCTCGTACAAATCGACGAAGCACTCGAAGCACGTGAATTACTTAAAGTGAGTGTCCTTCAAAATTGTGATGAAGATAAAAAGGAAATTGCTGAAAAGATTGGCGCGTACAAAGGTATTCACGTAGTCCAAATCATCGGTAGCACAATTGTTTTATACAGAGAATCGACAGAGAAGAAACGCATACAATTACCGTAA
- a CDS encoding YrrS family protein encodes MADQDPKYSRTSRKQGSKASKVNKALNISIGVVVFLIVVVAVIFITGDGDQKEVAIDKPKQSTQSDAAPIEPIVLDDEDEMDKPETEDDVPEDADEPEVQDQEENNEVINEVVEEPEAPVVEEPKVEEPKKDKPKKETSSDSNKKVVVNPDWKPIGTKQSGEHVSKYDGQSDDWYEKKKAISYATGLSEDQLYFDRIQNGGSPQKSEGIVRSKDNSKKYKVYLEWVDGQGWKPVRMDVLK; translated from the coding sequence CCAAAATATTCGAGAACGTCAAGAAAACAAGGCAGTAAAGCAAGCAAAGTGAATAAAGCATTGAATATTTCAATTGGTGTAGTAGTTTTTCTTATTGTAGTTGTTGCCGTAATTTTCATCACGGGTGATGGCGATCAGAAAGAAGTGGCAATCGACAAGCCTAAGCAATCCACTCAGTCCGACGCAGCTCCAATTGAACCTATCGTTTTAGACGATGAGGACGAGATGGACAAGCCTGAAACTGAAGATGATGTGCCAGAAGATGCAGATGAACCAGAAGTTCAGGACCAAGAAGAAAATAACGAAGTGATAAATGAAGTAGTTGAAGAACCGGAAGCGCCAGTGGTAGAAGAACCTAAAGTAGAAGAACCAAAAAAGGATAAACCGAAGAAAGAAACTTCATCGGATTCTAACAAGAAAGTGGTTGTAAATCCTGACTGGAAACCTATTGGAACAAAACAATCAGGCGAGCATGTCTCGAAATACGATGGTCAGTCCGATGACTGGTATGAAAAAAAGAAAGCCATATCCTATGCAACCGGTTTGTCTGAAGATCAATTGTATTTTGATCGTATTCAAAATGGCGGCAGTCCTCAAAAATCAGAAGGTATTGTAAGAAGTAAGGACAATTCCAAAAAATACAAAGTATATCTTGAGTGGGTTGATGGCCAAGGTTGGAAACCTGTAAGAATGGATGTATTGAAGTAA
- a CDS encoding helix-hairpin-helix domain-containing protein, which yields MIIPIAAFAVLSTVLFFPPRPEQLSEERGQSLFEPIESIEIAEQNKELEAPVELVAEAVSVTILVDVKGAVKHPGLYSMQDGDRLLDAVDKAGGYTEAADTRLLNHAQRLQDESVVYVPIAGEEPPVYEQPATASSSSTDSSTSKVNINTANESDFQTLPGIGPAKAMAIVQYREEHGPFSQLDGIKNVSGIGDKTFEKLEPNIILN from the coding sequence TTGATCATTCCTATTGCAGCATTCGCTGTACTATCCACCGTTTTGTTCTTTCCCCCAAGACCGGAACAACTTTCCGAAGAACGTGGACAATCCCTATTTGAACCAATTGAATCTATTGAAATCGCTGAACAAAATAAAGAACTGGAAGCACCTGTTGAATTAGTCGCTGAAGCGGTCTCTGTTACTATTCTCGTAGACGTTAAAGGCGCTGTGAAACATCCTGGACTGTATTCGATGCAAGATGGCGATCGCTTGCTTGATGCGGTCGACAAAGCAGGAGGCTACACAGAGGCCGCTGATACCAGGCTATTGAATCACGCTCAAAGACTGCAAGATGAATCTGTCGTCTATGTACCGATCGCTGGAGAAGAGCCTCCCGTATACGAGCAGCCGGCTACAGCGTCATCTTCATCAACGGACAGTTCCACTTCAAAAGTCAATATCAATACTGCGAATGAAAGTGATTTTCAGACGCTTCCTGGCATTGGCCCGGCAAAAGCTATGGCGATTGTCCAATACCGTGAAGAGCATGGACCTTTTTCGCAATTGGATGGAATAAAGAATGTGTCAGGTATTGGTGACAAAACATTTGAAAAATTAGAACCAAATATTATTCTTAATTGA
- the yqeK gene encoding bis(5'-nucleosyl)-tetraphosphatase (symmetrical) YqeK: MDLQQVRNDLEQRLPKARYEHVLRVTETAMKLAEEMGVSVEKAEIAGLFHDYAKFMDKDELLELLKRDEEYELYAQYHSELWHAPVGAMLAKERYGVEDQDILQAIRFHTTGRSKMSDLEKVIYIADLIEPGRKFPGIEELRQRIDGETLEDQMTECIQHTFKFLVQRYAVIFPHSFDCYNEHVRRRKEQ, from the coding sequence ATGGATCTTCAACAAGTTAGAAATGACCTAGAACAACGATTACCGAAAGCGCGTTATGAACACGTACTGCGAGTCACGGAAACAGCTATGAAATTAGCTGAAGAGATGGGTGTGTCAGTAGAAAAGGCTGAAATTGCTGGCCTCTTCCATGATTACGCCAAGTTTATGGATAAAGATGAATTACTGGAATTACTAAAACGGGACGAAGAGTATGAGCTCTATGCACAGTATCACTCCGAATTGTGGCATGCCCCGGTTGGCGCTATGCTTGCGAAAGAGCGGTATGGCGTAGAAGATCAAGATATCTTGCAAGCCATCCGTTTTCATACGACGGGACGCTCGAAAATGAGTGATTTGGAGAAAGTGATCTATATCGCTGATTTAATCGAACCAGGAAGAAAATTTCCGGGTATCGAAGAGCTACGCCAACGTATTGATGGAGAAACGCTGGAAGATCAAATGACTGAATGCATCCAGCATACATTTAAATTTTTAGTTCAGCGATACGCAGTCATTTTTCCACATTCATTTGACTGCTATAATGAACATGTACGTAGAAGAAAGGAACAGTGA